CATCGGCCGTCGGCTGCCGACGGAGATATTTCAACCATAAACTAAATGACGCGTCAAATGCGCGCGGCGAGGCCAGCCGGAGGGCCTTTGCGATCACGGCGATGAGGCCCATTTTGTGGGACAAAGAGGTGAAGGATTTGGCGCGCTCTGACGGAATTGTATGCAACAACATTTTTTTCTGACAGCCCCGCGACACGTGTTGACGGCGCCACGGAGAATACTTTAGGCTTTAAGTAATCATCCGCCGGCCGCTGCCGGTCAACATGACGATGATGTTGCAGGGCACCGATTTTGAGAAACTCAATCGCGTGGACGATCGTCGGGCCTGAATGGCCGGCAGCAGCATCGCCGGTCGCGCATCGCTGCTGCGGCATTCGTCTCCTTTTGCTTCAACACGTGGTCGCCGGTTGCAACCGGCCCGCCCCCTATTTCAGCCGCATGCCGCACCATGGCGGCTGACGCCCGGCCCAGCGAACTTTCTTCTCGCCGCGCCCGGCGTCTGGCGCTGCAGCAATGCCTTCAGTCGGTTCGTTCACAGCTCGGGCTCCCTGCCCGGCTGCCAGACATTCGTATCCAGCATCATTGGAGGACCACGCAGATGCGGCAGAAGACTTTGGGCCTACTCGCACTTGTCGCCGGCGTCTTCGCAGCATCGGCTGCGCAAGCCGACATCACGATCGGCTTTGTCACCTCGCTGAGCGGCAACGGCGCGTCGATCGGCATCCCCTACGGGCGCGGCATCAATGCCGCCTATGAATACAAGAAGACGATCAACGGCGAGACCATCCGCCTGATCCAGCTCGACGACGGCTCCGATCCATCGGCCGCGACGCGCAACGCGCGCAAGCTCGTGGAAGAAGAGAAGGTCGATTTGCTGATCGGCACCGCGACGACCCCCTCGACCATCGCCATGGCGGCCGTCGCCAGCGAATTGAAGGTGCCGATGATCTCGATCTCGCCGGTCGGCAAGCTTCCGGACTCGCCGGAGCAATGGGTCGTCGCCGTGCCGCAACCGGCTTCGCTTTTGGTGAAGATCGTCGCGGACCGGATGAAGCGCGACGGCATGAAGAACATCGGCTATATCGGCTTCTCCGATGCGTGGGGCGACCTCGTCTATAACGGAGCCAAGGCCGCCGAGCCCACCGACGACATCAAGGTGCAGACCAACGAGCGCTATGCCCGCACCGATACCTCGGTGACCGCGCAGATCCTCAAGGTCATGGCTGCACGTCCCGACGCGGTGTTGATCGGCGGCTCCGGCACGCAGGGCGCGCTGCCTCTCATCACGCTCTCCGAGCGCGGCTTCAAGGGCAATACCTACGGCACCGTGGCGCTGGTCAATCCGGACTTCGTCACCGTCGGTGGCAAGGCCGCCGAGGGCATTCAGGTCTCCGCCGGCCCGGTGATCGTGGCCGAGCAACTTCCGGACGAGCACTTCGCCAAGAAGATCGCGCTCGATTTCCGCGCGGTCTACCAGAAGACCCACAACATTCCGACCACCGACGGGTTCTCCGCCTACTCTTTCGATGCCTGGCTGATCTTTGCCAACGCCGCCGAGCGGGCGCTCAAGACCGCGAAGCCCGGCACGACGGAGTTCCGCACGGCGCTGCGCGACGCCATCCTCAGCACCAAGGAGCTGCCCGGCGTGCATGCCGTCTACAACTTCAAGCCCGGTGCGGTGACCGGCGTCGACGAGCGCGCGCTGGTGGTGGTCCGCCTGACCGGCGGCGCCTGGAAGTACGCGCCATAAGCGGAAGATGGCCGGCGATCAGAACGGGGGAACGGCGTCTCAATGACGAGCGACATCGCGGCCATCCTTGCGATCGACGGGATCGCCACCGGCGCGGTCTACGCGCTGGTTGCGATCGGAACCGTGCTCATCTTCACGGTGACGCGGGTCATCTTCATTCCCTTCGGCGACATCGCCGCCTTCACCGCGCTGACGCTTGCGGCGGTCGATGCCAAGCGCTTTCCGGGGACCGGCGCGCTGGTCGTGGCGCTGGCGTGCCTTGCAACCCTGATCGAGCTCATTTCGCTCCTTCGGAGCGGCGAAATTCGCCTGCTGCCGCGCGCGCTCCTCTTCTATCTCGTCCTCCCTTTGGCAGTGGTCGGCATCGCCTGGCTCGCCATGCGCATGGATCCGCCGCTCGCGGTCCGCCTAGTGCTCGCGCTGATGCTGATCACGCCGATCGCCCCTCTGCTGGACCGGATCGTCTTCCGCCCGATTGCCGACGGCACAGTGCTGCTGCTGCTGACGGTCTCCGTGGCGCTGCATTTCGCCCTCGTCGGTCTTGGCCTGCTGTTCTTCGGCCCCGAAGGCGTTCGCACCGAACCGCTGACGTCGTTCTCGACGGAGTTCGCCGGCGTCCTGATCTCAGGCCAGACCATGCTGATCGTGATCGCCGCACTCGTCTTCAGCGGCCTCCTCTATCTCTTCTTCGACTTCACGCTGGTCGGCAAATCGCTCCGCGCCACCGCAGTGAACCGAACCGGCTCGCGGCTGATGGGAATCCGGCCGGCACGCGCCGGCACCATCGCCTACCTGCTGGGCTCGCTGATGGCCGGCGTCTCCGGCATCCTGATCGCGCCGGTGAATACCGTGTTCTACGATTCCGGCTTCCTGATCGGATTGAAGGCGTTCGTCGGCGCGATCGTCGGCGGCATGACCAGCTATCCCGGCGCCGCGATCGGCGCGGTCGGGGTCGGCATCCTCGAAAGCTTCGCATCGTTCCAGAGCAGCGCGCTGAAAGACGTGATCGTGTTCTCGCTGCTGATCCCTGTCCTGATCTGGCGATCCCTCGCCTCGCTGCATTCCGAGGAGGAGATCGAGGAATGACGCGGCTTCATGTCCAGCTCGCGGCAGTAGCGGCACTGGCGTGCCTCGCACTCGCGCCGCTCGTCCTCAGCCCATTCAGCGTCACGCTGATGAACTATATCGGCATCTATTCGCTCGTCGCCATCGGCCTTGCGCTCCTCACCGGCGTCGGCGGCATCGTGTCGTTCGGACAAGCCGCATTCGTCGGCATCGCGGCCTATGCGACGGCGTGGGTCTCTGCCCTGAACGGGCAATCGCCCTGGCTCGGCCTGCTGTTCGGGGTGGCGCTGACCTGCGGCGTCGCGGCGATCCTCGGCGTCGTCACCCTGCGCCTGCAGGGCCATTTCCTCTCGCTCTCGACCGTCGCGTGGGGCCTTGCGATCGGCTTCCTGTTCGGCAACGTCGAGGGGCTCGGCCGCTTCAACGGCATCTCGTCCATCCCGCCGATCAGTCTCGGCTCGTTCGCGCTCGTCTCCAGCGCACAGATCTATTACCTGATTTGGGGCATCGTCGCCCTGGTGCTGTTGCTCGGCTACAATCTGCTGGACTCGCGGCTCGGCCGCGCCATGCGCGCACTACGCGGCGGCAATACGCTGGTCGAGAGCCTCGGCATCAACGCCTTCCGGATCAAGCTCGTGACCTTCGTGATCGCGGCGTTCCTGGCCTCGCTCTCCGGATGGCTCTACGCGCATATGAGCCGCTTCATCAGCCCGGGTCCGTTCGATGCCAGCATGGGCATCGAATATCTGATGATGACGATGGTCGGCGGCGCCGGCAGCCTGCTCGGCGGTGTCGTCGGCGCCGCCATCGTCACTTTGCTCAAGAACAGCGTGCAGGATTATCTGCCGCTGATCGCCAAGGGCGCATCCGGACAGCTCGAGATCGTCGCCTTCTCCGCGCTGTTCATCCTGTTCCTGCAATGGGCGCGCCAGGGCATCGTTCCATCCATTGCGCGCTATCTGCCGAAGACCAGACGCGAGCGGCCGCAGCCGGCGCCGCCGCTGCCGCGCCGTCCGCAGCCGCTACCTGGCGAGCTTCTGCTGAAGGTCGACGGCGCCGAGCGGAGGTTCGGCGGCCTCGTCGCGGTCAACAATGTCAGCTTCGAGGTGAGATCCGGCGAGATCGTTGCGGTCATCGGCCCGAACGGCGCCGGCAAGAGCACGATGTTCAACTGCCTGACCGGCGCGCTGCGGGTCAACAAGGGCGAGATCGTGTTTGCGGGACGGCTGATCACGCGCGATCCGCAATCCCGCATCGCCAAGGCCGGCGTCGCGAGGACCTTCCAGCATGTGAAGCTGCGGCCGCGCATGAGCCTGCTGGAGAACGTCATGCTCGGCACCTACAGCCGGACCCGCACCGGCCTGTTCGCCGGCGCCTTTCGCCTCAACCGGCGCGAGGAAGCCAGCGCCCGGCACGAGGCGCTGCTGCAGCTCGAGCGCGTCGGGCTCGGCGACAAGCCGTTCGAGCTCGCGGGCAATCTTCCGCTCGGCAACCAGCGCATCCTGGAGATCGCACGCGCGCTCGCCGCCGATCCCGCGCTGCTGGTGCTGGACGAGCCGGCGGCGGGCCTGCGCCGCCAGGAAAAGCTGAGATTGGCGGAGCTGCTCCGCGCGCTGCGGGCGGATCACCTGACCATCCTGATCGTCGAGCACGACATGGAGTTCGTGATGTCGCTGGTCGACCGCATCGTGGTGCTCGATTTCGGCTCCAAGCTCTGCGAGGGCGTCCCGAGCGCGATCCGCAGCGACGAGCGGGTGCAAGAGGCTTATCTCGGGGGCGTCGCATGAGCGCGATGTTCTCGATGACCGATGTTACCGTCTGCTACGACAACGTCGAGGCCGTGCGCAACGTCTCGCTGTCGGTCGACGAGGGACAGATCGTCACCGTGATCGGCCCGAACGGCGCCGGCAAGACCACGCTGCTGATGGCCGCCATCGGGCTGCTCGGATCGCGCGGCCGCATGGCATTCCGCGGCAGCGATCTCCGTAAGATGTCCGTCGAGGATCGCGTCGAGCGCAGGCTCTGCCTGGTTCCGGAGAAGCGCGAGCTGTTCTCCGACATGTCGGTCGCCGACAACCTCCTGCTCGGCTCCTACAGCCAGCGCGACCGCTCTGGCGTCCGGAAGACGCTGGACGAGGTCTATGATCGTTTTCCGCGGCTGCGGGAGCGGCAACGCCAGGCCGCCGGCACGCTGTCCGGCGGCGAGCGCCAGATGCTCGCGCTGGGGCGCGCGCTGATGGCCAAGCCCGTGCTGCTGATGCTGGATGAGCCCAGCCTCGGCCTTGCGCCGCTGATCGTGCGCGAGATCTTCCGCACCATCGCATCCCTGCGCGACCTCGGCGTGTCGATCCTGCTGGTCGAGCAGAACGCCCGTGCCGCGCTCGAGACCGCCGACTATGGCTACGTCCTGGAGACCGGCGAGATCGTGCAGTCCGGCCCTGCCAAGGATCTGATCCACGATCCCGGGCTGATCACGGCCTATCTCGGCGGACACTGAGACCAGTTTGGGGCGGTCCCGGCGAGCCGCACATCAAAAACATCGAAAACGACCCCATGCACAGTAGCCGGTCACAGCAATATCAATGGCTTGTAGACCCGGCGCAGAGCGTGCTGATTTTACGCATGCTGATTTGCAGAACCCGCTTGCTCCGTCGGGCAACTCAGGCGCACAATGCCATCATCGCGGCGTTCCGCCCTTGCCCGTCTCCTTCGCCGGGACGAACCTCGTCAGCATCGGAAAATGCTTGTTACCGCCCGCGAACGGCGGAAACCGGACGAAGTCCGCGCGCATGCGCTTGATCACGTCGGAGCTCAACGCGAGCGCAAGGGCTTGCGGGCTGTCGAACATCAGTCTGTTGCGCTGCATGTACTCGACCCGCGGCGACGGCATCCGGTCGACCCAATCGATGCGCGTGTAAATCTCGATCTGGCGGACGCCGGGGAAGCTCCGCATGATCGAGGGATGATGCTCCAGATAATGCAAATTCCAGGCGTTCATGTCGTCGGCCGGCCCGGGATAATGCACGAGGTAGCTGCACGGCGTGACCGTGCCGTTGGCATGTGTGGCGTCGTCGACCGGAAAGACCCGCGTCACCATCGCCTGATGCGTCACGTCCAATCCGGCAAGGCCCGGCAGTCCGCGACCGGCCGCAAGAGCTGCGAGCTCGCCACCGCGATCCACCGCCGCCTCGCACGCAAACAGGTCCGGAAAACGCAGCTGGAGCGCAAATACCGGCCCGGCTCCGTCGTCCCTGTAGGGATGATCGACCGATTGCTCCAGCGGCGTGAACAGCAGGCCCTCGGCCATCCCCGGAACTGACGCCACGATGGCGGCCGCAGCCGCAAGATCGTCCGCATGAATTCGCCGCCCGCCTTTCGGATCGGAGAACGTCATGAACAGCGAGATCATGATGCCGCCGCCTCCGCGCCGGTTTGCAGATGCGACATGAGAGCCGCACGAACGTCATCGGGCCATGGAATCGCGCGATGATCGACCAGCGACGTCGCGGCGAGGATCTGCCGCGCACGCCAGCGCACGCCATCGGCACCCGTCACGACGTGCGCCAGATCGAGCGAGGCGCGGCCGACCTTGACGATGCGCAGGCCGAACGTCAGGCGGTCGCTGAACTTCGACGGCCGCGAAAAGTCGCAAGCCAGATGCACGGTCGGCGTGCCGATCTTGCGGACCGTGATCAGCTGCGGCCAAGGAAACCCGATCGTGGTCCAGAACTCCTCGACCACGCCATTGAGAATGTTCAGGTAGGACGGGAAATAGGCGATCCCCGAGGGATCGCAGTCGCCGAACCTCAGCTCGCGATCGAACGAGAACGACGTCATCAGATCGCAACGACGGGATGCCGGATGACGCCGACACCATCGACGCCGGCCTCGACCACGTCGCCGGGCCACAGCCATTCCTGCGGGCTCATGCCGGCGCCTACGCCTTCGGGCGTTCCGGTCGCGATGATGTCGCCCGGCTCGAGCGTCATGCCGGACGAGATGTCGGCGATCAGGGCCGGAATGTCGAAGATCATGTATTTGGTGTTGGAGTCCTGCTTCATGACGCCGTTCTTGGTCAGCCAGAGCCTCAGATCATGCGGATCGGGAATCTCGTCCGCAGTCACGATGCAGGGGCCGAACGGCGCGTAGGTGTCCATGCCCTTGGAGAAGATCCACTGCCCGGCGCGGCGATTGTCGCGCGCGGAAATGTCGATCATCACGGAATAGCCGAACACGTGATCCATCGCCTTCTCGACCGG
This Bradyrhizobium sp. CCBAU 53421 DNA region includes the following protein-coding sequences:
- a CDS encoding ABC transporter substrate-binding protein produces the protein MRQKTLGLLALVAGVFAASAAQADITIGFVTSLSGNGASIGIPYGRGINAAYEYKKTINGETIRLIQLDDGSDPSAATRNARKLVEEEKVDLLIGTATTPSTIAMAAVASELKVPMISISPVGKLPDSPEQWVVAVPQPASLLVKIVADRMKRDGMKNIGYIGFSDAWGDLVYNGAKAAEPTDDIKVQTNERYARTDTSVTAQILKVMAARPDAVLIGGSGTQGALPLITLSERGFKGNTYGTVALVNPDFVTVGGKAAEGIQVSAGPVIVAEQLPDEHFAKKIALDFRAVYQKTHNIPTTDGFSAYSFDAWLIFANAAERALKTAKPGTTEFRTALRDAILSTKELPGVHAVYNFKPGAVTGVDERALVVVRLTGGAWKYAP
- a CDS encoding branched-chain amino acid ABC transporter permease, translating into MTSDIAAILAIDGIATGAVYALVAIGTVLIFTVTRVIFIPFGDIAAFTALTLAAVDAKRFPGTGALVVALACLATLIELISLLRSGEIRLLPRALLFYLVLPLAVVGIAWLAMRMDPPLAVRLVLALMLITPIAPLLDRIVFRPIADGTVLLLLTVSVALHFALVGLGLLFFGPEGVRTEPLTSFSTEFAGVLISGQTMLIVIAALVFSGLLYLFFDFTLVGKSLRATAVNRTGSRLMGIRPARAGTIAYLLGSLMAGVSGILIAPVNTVFYDSGFLIGLKAFVGAIVGGMTSYPGAAIGAVGVGILESFASFQSSALKDVIVFSLLIPVLIWRSLASLHSEEEIEE
- a CDS encoding ATP-binding cassette domain-containing protein, with amino-acid sequence MTRLHVQLAAVAALACLALAPLVLSPFSVTLMNYIGIYSLVAIGLALLTGVGGIVSFGQAAFVGIAAYATAWVSALNGQSPWLGLLFGVALTCGVAAILGVVTLRLQGHFLSLSTVAWGLAIGFLFGNVEGLGRFNGISSIPPISLGSFALVSSAQIYYLIWGIVALVLLLGYNLLDSRLGRAMRALRGGNTLVESLGINAFRIKLVTFVIAAFLASLSGWLYAHMSRFISPGPFDASMGIEYLMMTMVGGAGSLLGGVVGAAIVTLLKNSVQDYLPLIAKGASGQLEIVAFSALFILFLQWARQGIVPSIARYLPKTRRERPQPAPPLPRRPQPLPGELLLKVDGAERRFGGLVAVNNVSFEVRSGEIVAVIGPNGAGKSTMFNCLTGALRVNKGEIVFAGRLITRDPQSRIAKAGVARTFQHVKLRPRMSLLENVMLGTYSRTRTGLFAGAFRLNRREEASARHEALLQLERVGLGDKPFELAGNLPLGNQRILEIARALAADPALLVLDEPAAGLRRQEKLRLAELLRALRADHLTILIVEHDMEFVMSLVDRIVVLDFGSKLCEGVPSAIRSDERVQEAYLGGVA
- a CDS encoding ABC transporter ATP-binding protein; this translates as MSAMFSMTDVTVCYDNVEAVRNVSLSVDEGQIVTVIGPNGAGKTTLLMAAIGLLGSRGRMAFRGSDLRKMSVEDRVERRLCLVPEKRELFSDMSVADNLLLGSYSQRDRSGVRKTLDEVYDRFPRLRERQRQAAGTLSGGERQMLALGRALMAKPVLLMLDEPSLGLAPLIVREIFRTIASLRDLGVSILLVEQNARAALETADYGYVLETGEIVQSGPAKDLIHDPGLITAYLGGH
- a CDS encoding EthD family reductase, with the protein product MISLFMTFSDPKGGRRIHADDLAAAAAIVASVPGMAEGLLFTPLEQSVDHPYRDDGAGPVFALQLRFPDLFACEAAVDRGGELAALAAGRGLPGLAGLDVTHQAMVTRVFPVDDATHANGTVTPCSYLVHYPGPADDMNAWNLHYLEHHPSIMRSFPGVRQIEIYTRIDWVDRMPSPRVEYMQRNRLMFDSPQALALALSSDVIKRMRADFVRFPPFAGGNKHFPMLTRFVPAKETGKGGTPR
- a CDS encoding thioesterase family protein: MTSFSFDRELRFGDCDPSGIAYFPSYLNILNGVVEEFWTTIGFPWPQLITVRKIGTPTVHLACDFSRPSKFSDRLTFGLRIVKVGRASLDLAHVVTGADGVRWRARQILAATSLVDHRAIPWPDDVRAALMSHLQTGAEAAAS